The Caldicellulosiruptor changbaiensis genome has a segment encoding these proteins:
- a CDS encoding DUF6115 domain-containing protein, whose protein sequence is MDAYVVLFIFFGLIVVFISLKSIKKDIEKGEKVLIESAKTAQKLSQLLNEAIETIEELDNFGEYIIERIENKVKWAEEETSQIRDRKNENFKESQKGYESLSGNEEIDIKDTRNANDMKNLENLELISEKQSKEEIYRRAVELYRQGFSIEEIASTLQIGKGETKLALKIVGREKV, encoded by the coding sequence ATGGATGCTTATGTTGTGCTTTTTATCTTTTTTGGGCTTATTGTAGTATTTATTTCCTTAAAGTCAATAAAGAAAGATATAGAAAAGGGTGAAAAGGTTCTAATTGAATCTGCGAAGACTGCTCAAAAGCTTTCTCAGCTTTTAAATGAAGCAATTGAAACAATTGAAGAGCTCGATAATTTTGGTGAGTATATAATCGAGAGAATAGAAAACAAGGTAAAATGGGCAGAAGAAGAGACTTCTCAAATAAGAGACAGGAAAAATGAAAATTTTAAGGAATCACAAAAGGGTTATGAGAGTTTGTCAGGAAATGAGGAAATAGATATCAAAGACACGCGAAATGCAAATGATATGAAGAATCTTGAGAACCTCGAGCTTATTTCTGAGAAACAATCAAAGGAGGAGATTTATCGAAGAGCTGTTGAGCTATACAGGCAGGGCTTTAGCATTGAAGAGATTGCTTCAACCCTTCAGATAGGCAAAGGTGAGACAAAACTTGCACTGAAGATTGTAGGGAGGGAAAAGGTCTGA
- a CDS encoding FliA/WhiG family RNA polymerase sigma factor, whose product MDEAFLWEKYSKTKDPKIKEQLTLRYMPLVKLIAGRMAMYFGGNVEYDDLVSYGSLGLLDAIEKYDSQKGVKFETYAYTRIRGAIIDCVRSQDWVPRSIRQKAKEVEKAYIEIEKEGKIPTDEEVAKRTGLTLSEFQKLKEKISSGMILSLEGFLEQNYEIKIGGLEDFVSHPEVFIENEELKEVLRQEIESLSENEKMVILLYYFEELSIKEIAKILGVSESRVSQLHTRALLKLRAKLEKHLG is encoded by the coding sequence ATGGATGAGGCATTTTTGTGGGAAAAGTACTCAAAGACAAAAGATCCAAAAATAAAAGAACAGCTTACACTCAGATATATGCCACTTGTAAAACTCATTGCAGGCAGAATGGCAATGTATTTTGGTGGAAATGTTGAGTATGATGATTTAGTCAGTTACGGCTCACTTGGCCTTTTAGATGCAATTGAAAAGTACGACAGTCAAAAAGGTGTTAAATTTGAAACATATGCATATACACGCATAAGGGGTGCTATTATTGACTGTGTCAGAAGCCAGGATTGGGTGCCGAGAAGCATCAGACAAAAAGCAAAGGAAGTAGAAAAAGCGTATATTGAAATAGAAAAAGAAGGTAAAATACCAACAGATGAAGAAGTAGCAAAAAGAACAGGCCTCACTTTATCAGAGTTTCAAAAACTTAAAGAAAAAATAAGTAGCGGGATGATTCTTTCACTTGAAGGTTTTCTTGAACAAAACTATGAGATAAAAATAGGCGGGCTTGAGGACTTTGTTTCTCATCCAGAAGTATTTATTGAAAATGAGGAGCTAAAGGAGGTGCTCAGACAAGAAATAGAAAGTCTTTCTGAAAACGAGAAAATGGTTATTCTTCTTTATTATTTTGAAGAACTTAGCATAAAAGAGATAGCCAAGATTTTAGGTGTTTCTGAGTCAAGAGTAAGTCAGCTTCACACACGAGCCTTGCTTAAACTGCGAGCAAAATTGGAAAAGCATCTTGGCTGA
- the groL gene encoding chaperonin GroEL (60 kDa chaperone family; promotes refolding of misfolded polypeptides especially under stressful conditions; forms two stacked rings of heptamers to form a barrel-shaped 14mer; ends can be capped by GroES; misfolded proteins enter the barrel where they are refolded when GroES binds), which translates to MAAKMILFDEEARRALERGVNKLADTVKVTLGPKGRNVVLEKKFGSPQIVNDGVTIAKEIELEDPFENMGAQIVREVASKTNDIAGDGTTTATVLAQAMIREGLKNIAAGANPMILRRGIQKAVDVVVDEIKKMSKKVRGKEDITYVASISAGDEEIGKLVADAMEKVTNDGVITVEESKTTETTLEIVEGMQFDRGYISAYMVTDTERMEAVLDDPYILITDKKISTIQDILPLLEQIVQQGKKLLIIAEDVEGEALATLVVNKLRGTLQCVAVKAPGFGDRRKAMLQDIAILTGGQVISEELGLDLREVKISQLGRARQVKVQKENTIIVDGAGDPSEIKARIQSIKKQIEETTSDFDREKLQERLAKLAGGVAVIHVGAATETELKEKKLRIEDALAATKAAVEEGIVPGGGTALINAIPALDKLIETLTGDEKTGAMIVKKALEEPLRQIAENAGLDGSVIVNKVKESPAGVGFDALNERFVDMFEAGIVDPTKVTRTAIQNAASAAAMLLTTEAVVAEKPEKEKNPPAPAPDMY; encoded by the coding sequence ATGGCAGCAAAAATGATATTGTTCGATGAGGAAGCAAGAAGGGCGCTTGAGCGCGGTGTAAATAAATTAGCAGACACTGTTAAAGTGACATTAGGACCGAAGGGAAGAAACGTGGTTCTTGAGAAGAAATTCGGCTCTCCTCAGATTGTAAATGATGGTGTTACAATTGCGAAGGAGATTGAGCTTGAGGACCCATTCGAGAACATGGGTGCGCAGATTGTAAGAGAGGTTGCGTCAAAGACAAACGACATTGCTGGTGATGGTACAACAACTGCAACAGTGTTGGCTCAAGCAATGATCAGAGAGGGTTTGAAAAACATTGCAGCTGGCGCAAATCCAATGATTCTCAGAAGAGGTATTCAAAAAGCTGTTGATGTGGTAGTTGATGAAATCAAGAAGATGAGCAAAAAAGTAAGAGGTAAAGAAGACATAACATATGTTGCATCAATTTCAGCAGGCGATGAGGAAATTGGTAAACTTGTTGCAGATGCAATGGAAAAGGTAACAAACGATGGTGTTATCACAGTTGAAGAGTCCAAGACAACAGAGACAACACTTGAGATAGTTGAAGGTATGCAATTTGACAGGGGTTATATCTCTGCTTACATGGTAACAGATACAGAGAGAATGGAAGCAGTACTTGACGACCCATACATCTTGATTACAGACAAGAAGATTTCAACAATTCAGGACATCTTGCCACTTCTTGAACAAATAGTTCAGCAAGGCAAGAAGCTCTTGATAATTGCAGAAGATGTTGAAGGTGAAGCATTGGCAACACTTGTTGTAAATAAGCTCAGAGGAACACTCCAGTGCGTTGCAGTAAAAGCACCTGGCTTTGGTGACAGAAGAAAAGCAATGCTTCAGGACATTGCAATTTTAACAGGTGGTCAGGTAATTTCAGAAGAGCTTGGTCTTGATTTAAGAGAGGTTAAGATTAGCCAGCTTGGTCGTGCAAGACAAGTAAAAGTTCAGAAAGAAAACACAATCATCGTTGACGGTGCAGGTGATCCGAGCGAAATCAAAGCAAGAATCCAGTCAATTAAGAAGCAGATTGAAGAGACAACATCCGATTTTGATAGAGAAAAATTACAAGAAAGACTTGCAAAACTTGCTGGTGGCGTTGCAGTAATCCATGTTGGTGCTGCAACTGAGACAGAGCTCAAAGAGAAGAAATTGAGAATTGAAGATGCGTTGGCTGCAACAAAGGCTGCAGTTGAAGAAGGTATTGTTCCTGGCGGTGGTACAGCATTAATCAATGCAATTCCTGCACTTGACAAGTTAATCGAAACATTGACAGGTGATGAAAAGACAGGTGCTATGATTGTCAAGAAGGCTTTAGAAGAACCACTAAGACAGATTGCAGAAAATGCAGGTTTAGATGGTTCAGTAATTGTAAACAAAGTAAAAGAGAGCCCAGCTGGTGTTGGTTTTGACGCACTCAATGAAAGATTTGTCGACATGTTCGAAGCAGGTATTGTAGACCCAACAAAGGTTACAAGAACAGCTATTCAAAATGCTGCTTCAGCTGCTGCAATGCTTCTGACAACAGAGGCTGTTGTTGCTGAAAAACCAGAAAAGGAGAAGAATCCACCAGCACCAGCACCTGATATGTACTAA
- a CDS encoding DUF342 domain-containing protein: MPEENLKVDIKVMVTSDKLKASVILMLNQNGVDLTFENILNALRANKISYGIDENAVKKLVEAPVFGSPVVVAQGKPPGKPVDGKLIYHFDIKREIKPKELPDGRVDYKDLGIVQNVRKDDVLVTMIDPVDGENGIDVFGGVIRGQKGKKVNLPRGKNTYIDADGHTLRAACDGQVSIIEGKVVVLNTLEISSDIDNSTGNINLVGNVHIKGSVLSGFKVVAEGNVEVEGIVEAAEIEAKGSVILHKGITGMGKGRIISQKSVVAKFIENATVIAADDIQAEAIVHSDIKCGGKLTLIGKKASIVGGTCKVGKEVEAKVIGSYLSTTTEIEVGVDPIMIERYRDIKKEIAELKENIKKCEQGIEVLRKIEATGGLTDEKREMLQKFTRSKIVSAERLKSLQLELEEIEKRLEERNEGVVKVQDVIYPGVKITIGNVCKLIKEPVKYCKIYREDADIKIAPYS, translated from the coding sequence ATGCCTGAGGAAAATCTTAAGGTTGACATCAAGGTAATGGTAACATCTGATAAATTAAAAGCAAGTGTAATTTTGATGCTCAATCAAAATGGTGTAGACTTGACATTTGAAAATATATTGAATGCCTTGAGAGCAAATAAGATTAGTTATGGAATTGATGAAAATGCAGTAAAGAAGCTTGTTGAAGCTCCTGTGTTTGGATCACCAGTTGTGGTTGCGCAAGGAAAACCGCCTGGGAAGCCTGTTGATGGCAAGCTCATATATCATTTTGATATAAAACGTGAAATAAAGCCAAAAGAGCTTCCTGATGGTAGAGTTGACTACAAAGATTTAGGAATTGTTCAAAATGTCAGAAAAGACGATGTTCTTGTTACAATGATTGACCCTGTTGATGGAGAAAACGGGATTGATGTTTTTGGAGGGGTGATCAGAGGACAGAAGGGCAAAAAGGTAAATCTTCCTCGAGGGAAAAATACATACATTGATGCTGACGGACATACACTGAGGGCTGCATGTGACGGGCAGGTTTCCATCATAGAAGGTAAGGTTGTTGTTCTAAACACATTGGAGATATCTTCTGATATTGATAATTCCACAGGAAATATAAACTTGGTTGGTAATGTTCATATAAAGGGAAGTGTTTTGTCTGGGTTTAAGGTTGTTGCTGAGGGAAATGTTGAGGTTGAGGGGATTGTTGAAGCAGCCGAGATTGAAGCAAAAGGAAGTGTGATTTTGCACAAAGGTATAACTGGAATGGGAAAAGGCAGAATAATCTCTCAAAAGAGTGTCGTTGCAAAGTTTATTGAAAATGCGACCGTGATAGCTGCAGATGATATCCAAGCTGAGGCAATTGTCCACAGCGACATCAAGTGCGGAGGAAAATTAACTTTAATTGGCAAAAAAGCTTCGATTGTAGGTGGTACTTGTAAAGTTGGTAAAGAAGTTGAAGCAAAAGTTATAGGTTCATATCTGTCTACAACCACAGAGATTGAGGTCGGTGTTGACCCGATTATGATTGAAAGGTATAGAGATATTAAAAAAGAAATTGCTGAGCTGAAGGAAAATATAAAAAAGTGTGAACAGGGAATTGAGGTTCTCAGAAAGATTGAAGCAACTGGTGGGCTTACGGATGAGAAAAGGGAAATGCTCCAAAAGTTTACACGCTCAAAAATTGTATCAGCTGAGAGGTTAAAGTCACTTCAACTTGAGCTTGAAGAGATAGAAAAAAGGCTTGAGGAGCGAAATGAAGGTGTGGTAAAGGTCCAGGATGTGATTTATCCAGGCGTGAAGATTACAATAGGAAATGTGTGCAAGCTTATAAAAGAGCCTGTAAAGTACTGTAAGATTTACAGAGAGGATGCTGACATAAAGATAGCTCCGTATAGTTAA
- a CDS encoding AraC family transcriptional regulator codes for MIEMLNNIMPVIVKTLERVHDSSWKMDYNVHDSYELIFVKKGNIDFWVEDEKIELRAGDLLIIKPHTRHKFEVVGNFKAEFIVMGFYLKPESKSKIEALREIYGFLESLENISSPFYFIHIRKRSNVFFCLESILQEAKENKKGLLLYIKSIELFVYITREMNNLEIKKGFDYSKIAKFIKDYIDQNYMEDIKIGDIAKKLFMSESSISRLFKSQFGILPKEYLLSKRIEKAKEYLSVSNLKISEIAIMCGFSSLQRFNDIFKKYTGYSPTHYRKLTFGNSKG; via the coding sequence ATGATAGAAATGCTTAACAACATAATGCCAGTGATTGTAAAGACCTTAGAGCGTGTACATGATAGCTCTTGGAAGATGGATTATAATGTACACGATAGCTACGAATTGATATTTGTTAAAAAAGGTAATATTGACTTTTGGGTTGAAGATGAAAAGATAGAGCTAAGAGCAGGTGACCTTCTCATAATAAAGCCACACACAAGACACAAATTTGAGGTTGTGGGAAATTTTAAAGCAGAGTTTATAGTAATGGGTTTTTATTTAAAACCTGAGAGCAAATCTAAGATAGAGGCATTAAGAGAGATATATGGTTTTTTAGAGAGTTTAGAAAACATTTCCTCACCGTTTTATTTTATTCACATCAGAAAAAGAAGCAATGTCTTTTTTTGTTTAGAATCAATCTTGCAAGAGGCAAAGGAAAATAAAAAAGGACTACTTCTTTATATAAAGTCCATAGAGCTTTTTGTATATATCACACGTGAAATGAATAATTTGGAAATCAAAAAAGGTTTTGATTATTCTAAGATTGCAAAGTTTATCAAAGATTATATAGACCAAAACTACATGGAAGATATAAAAATAGGAGATATTGCCAAGAAACTTTTTATGTCAGAAAGTAGTATCTCTCGCCTTTTTAAAAGCCAGTTTGGGATTTTGCCAAAAGAGTATTTACTTTCAAAAAGGATAGAGAAGGCAAAAGAATACCTTTCTGTATCTAATTTGAAGATTAGTGAAATAGCAATCATGTGTGGTTTTTCATCGTTGCAAAGATTTAATGACATTTTTAAAAAGTACACAGGCTATTCTCCAACTCATTATAGGAAACTCACATTTGGCAATTCAAAGGGATGA
- a CDS encoding chemotaxis protein CheX produces MSAKVNVEYINPFIQASQQVLKQVANIDFKLGKVYIKEPTYRVDQVVVIIGMTGNIKGQVNFCMSLSTAKNIASLMMGGYPVNEFDELAKSAIGEMANMIMGNTSTLFSQKGLKVEITPPSILIGENMTLSTSKVINICVPLLLDNGDKIDMDVAFMEN; encoded by the coding sequence ATGAGTGCAAAGGTGAATGTAGAGTATATCAATCCATTTATTCAAGCAAGCCAGCAAGTACTAAAACAGGTTGCAAACATTGATTTTAAACTTGGTAAAGTGTATATTAAAGAACCTACTTACAGGGTGGACCAGGTAGTTGTTATAATTGGAATGACAGGGAATATAAAAGGACAAGTTAACTTTTGCATGTCTTTAAGTACTGCAAAAAATATTGCTTCACTGATGATGGGTGGGTATCCTGTAAATGAGTTTGATGAGCTTGCCAAAAGTGCAATTGGTGAGATGGCAAACATGATAATGGGAAACACATCGACACTTTTTTCACAAAAAGGTCTCAAGGTTGAGATAACACCGCCTTCAATACTCATTGGTGAGAACATGACTTTAAGTACATCAAAGGTGATAAATATATGTGTACCGCTTTTGCTTGACAATGGTGATAAGATTGATATGGATGTGGCATTTATGGAAAACTAA
- a CDS encoding DUF362 domain-containing protein: MHRVAIVRCKTYNVEDVKEALEKGINLLQFKFPKLNKVLLKPNLLMKKRPDEAVTTHPSVVEATVKIAQEKVDRIVIADSPGGPYTKRRLEAIYQTSGLKELEKYEKVSLNYDVSFKEAQLEKSILKKISFISPYFESDALINLSKLKTHRMAVYTGAVKNLFGLVPGGQKAELHFRLQEVDKFMEMLLDIYSATKPILNIMDAIVGMEGEGPSAGKPRNLGLLLISQDAIALDYVACRIIGLEIKDVPLLNVAKSKGLLNPDDIEIVGEQIDDVNVKDFKVPLRPEISFVRGRAPSFIANVINELLTPKPIFDRKICIGCAECFNACPAQAIEMKSRKAYVDLKKCIRCYCCHELCPAKAIMIKRSFLFEKILK, translated from the coding sequence ATGCATAGGGTTGCTATTGTAAGATGTAAGACGTATAATGTGGAGGATGTCAAAGAGGCGCTTGAAAAGGGTATAAATCTCTTACAGTTTAAATTTCCAAAATTAAATAAAGTTTTACTAAAACCAAATTTGCTTATGAAAAAAAGGCCTGATGAGGCTGTTACAACCCATCCGTCTGTGGTTGAAGCAACTGTAAAAATTGCTCAAGAAAAAGTAGATAGAATTGTGATAGCAGATAGTCCCGGTGGACCGTATACAAAACGAAGATTAGAGGCAATATATCAAACATCAGGGCTAAAAGAGCTTGAAAAATATGAAAAGGTAAGTCTAAATTACGATGTTTCATTTAAGGAGGCTCAGTTAGAAAAGAGTATTTTAAAGAAGATTTCATTTATATCACCATATTTTGAATCAGATGCCTTGATTAATCTTTCTAAACTGAAAACTCACAGGATGGCGGTCTATACAGGTGCTGTAAAAAATCTATTTGGTCTTGTGCCAGGTGGACAAAAGGCAGAACTACATTTTAGGCTTCAAGAAGTTGACAAGTTTATGGAGATGTTACTTGACATCTATTCTGCTACAAAGCCCATTTTAAATATCATGGATGCAATTGTTGGGATGGAAGGGGAAGGACCGTCAGCTGGGAAACCACGGAATTTGGGACTACTTTTGATTTCTCAGGATGCAATTGCACTTGATTATGTTGCATGCAGAATTATTGGGCTTGAAATAAAAGACGTTCCTCTTTTGAATGTAGCAAAGAGCAAAGGACTTCTAAACCCTGATGATATTGAGATTGTAGGAGAGCAAATTGATGATGTAAATGTGAAAGATTTTAAAGTGCCACTTCGGCCTGAAATTTCATTTGTAAGAGGAAGAGCTCCATCGTTTATAGCTAATGTGATAAATGAACTTCTCACTCCAAAGCCGATTTTTGACAGGAAAATTTGTATTGGCTGTGCAGAGTGTTTTAATGCTTGTCCTGCACAAGCAATTGAAATGAAGAGCAGGAAAGCATATGTTGATTTAAAAAAGTGTATTAGGTGTTACTGCTGTCATGAGCTCTGTCCTGCAAAAGCTATTATGATAAAGCGGTCATTTTTATTTGAGAAAATACTAAAATAA
- a CDS encoding Cof-type HAD-IIB family hydrolase — MYKLLAIDLDMTLLDREKKISQKNKMAIKLAKQKGLHVVLCSGRILKGVMHFAKVLGLSDEVVVACNGAIVRDLKTNKDVYYIGLDNESSIEIAKICKANNIYYHYYYKDIMIAQRLDYSSRFYYEKNKELPDDEKIEIVVDDSLETIKSCDNLITKFVIIDKDIEKVDYVRRQIEENVYNIETTKSDVNILEIMKKGVNKRNALEYVCSYLKIDKKEVIAIGDNENDLEMIGFAGLGIAMENAIDSLKEIADYITDSYENDGVAKAIEKFVLGEMVNA; from the coding sequence ATGTATAAACTCCTTGCAATTGACCTTGACATGACACTTTTAGACCGCGAAAAGAAAATCTCTCAAAAAAACAAAATGGCGATCAAGCTTGCAAAACAAAAAGGATTGCACGTGGTGCTTTGTTCAGGACGAATTCTAAAAGGTGTTATGCACTTTGCAAAGGTTTTAGGGCTTTCCGATGAGGTTGTTGTAGCTTGCAATGGTGCAATAGTAAGAGACCTTAAGACAAATAAGGATGTATATTACATTGGGCTTGACAATGAGAGTAGCATAGAGATTGCCAAGATATGTAAAGCCAACAATATTTATTATCACTATTACTACAAGGATATCATGATAGCGCAAAGGCTTGACTATTCATCAAGGTTCTATTATGAAAAAAACAAAGAACTTCCTGATGATGAAAAAATAGAGATTGTTGTTGATGATTCATTGGAGACAATAAAAAGCTGCGACAATCTAATAACCAAGTTTGTAATTATTGACAAAGACATCGAAAAGGTAGATTATGTAAGAAGGCAAATAGAAGAAAATGTTTACAATATTGAAACTACAAAATCAGATGTCAACATTTTAGAGATTATGAAAAAAGGGGTTAACAAGAGAAATGCGCTTGAGTATGTCTGCTCTTATCTTAAAATAGATAAAAAAGAGGTGATTGCAATAGGTGATAATGAAAATGACTTAGAGATGATTGGGTTTGCCGGCTTAGGAATTGCAATGGAAAACGCTATAGATAGCCTAAAAGAGATTGCCGACTACATAACAGATTCGTATGAAAATGATGGTGTTGCAAAGGCTATTGAAAAGTTTGTTTTGGGGGAAATGGTAAATGCATAG
- a CDS encoding co-chaperone GroES, with translation MKIRPIGDRILIKFKEREEVTKSGIVLPDTVKEKPQIAEVIEVGPGGIVDGEKVEMVVKKGDKVIVSKYAGTEIKIDGEEYTIIRQDDVLAIIED, from the coding sequence ATGAAAATAAGACCAATTGGCGACAGGATTTTGATTAAGTTCAAAGAAAGAGAAGAGGTAACAAAGAGCGGAATAGTTTTGCCAGATACTGTTAAGGAAAAACCACAGATTGCAGAGGTTATTGAGGTAGGGCCTGGTGGAATTGTTGATGGCGAAAAGGTAGAAATGGTTGTCAAAAAAGGTGACAAGGTAATTGTTAGCAAGTACGCAGGAACAGAAATCAAGATTGACGGTGAAGAATATACAATAATCAGACAAGATGATGTCTTAGCAATCATAGAAGACTAA
- the trmL gene encoding tRNA (uridine(34)/cytosine(34)/5-carboxymethylaminomethyluridine(34)-2'-O)-methyltransferase TrmL — protein sequence MPINIVLHEPEIPYNTGNIARTCACTGSKLHLIEPLGFSLEDKYLKRAGLDYWQYLDVKIYKDLNDFFEKNRDANVFYFSTKGKQYYTQAPYTDNCYLMFGKETAGLPQWLIEQNIHKTYRIPMISDVRSLNLSNAVAIVLYEALRQLGFPNLV from the coding sequence ATGCCAATCAACATTGTACTTCATGAACCAGAAATTCCATACAATACAGGAAATATTGCAAGAACATGTGCTTGTACGGGAAGTAAGCTTCATTTGATAGAACCGCTTGGATTTTCTTTAGAGGACAAATATTTAAAAAGAGCAGGGCTTGACTATTGGCAATACTTAGATGTAAAAATATATAAGGATTTGAACGACTTTTTTGAGAAAAACCGTGATGCCAATGTTTTTTACTTTTCAACCAAAGGCAAGCAGTACTATACTCAAGCACCATATACAGATAATTGCTATTTGATGTTTGGAAAAGAGACAGCAGGTCTTCCCCAGTGGCTCATTGAACAGAATATCCACAAGACCTATAGAATACCAATGATAAGCGATGTGAGATCTTTGAATCTCTCAAATGCAGTAGCAATTGTCCTTTATGAAGCACTAAGACAGCTTGGGTTTCCTAATTTGGTGTGA